The following coding sequences are from one Streptomyces sp. NBC_00536 window:
- the argF gene encoding ornithine carbamoyltransferase — protein sequence MATDLVGRSFLKELDFTAAEFRGLIELAAELKAAKRAGAEERRLQGRNIALIFEKTSTRTRCAFEVAAADQGAHTTYLDPSGSQMGHKESVKDTARVLGRMFDGIEYRGDSQAAVEELAAHAGVPVFNGLTDDWHPTQMLADVLTMTEHCPGRPLERIAFAYLGDARFNMGNSYLVTGALLGMDVRIVAPRAYWPAEPVVAAARELAAASGARITLTEEISEGVAQADFVITDIWVSMGEPKEVWDERIAALSPYAVTMDVLRATGNPDVRFMHCLPAFHDLGTKVGREIHERHGLESLEVTDEVFESAHSIVFDEAENRLHTIKAVLVATLAKP from the coding sequence ATGGCCACCGACCTCGTCGGCCGCAGTTTCCTCAAGGAGCTCGACTTCACCGCCGCCGAGTTCCGCGGCCTGATCGAGCTGGCCGCCGAGCTCAAGGCCGCCAAGCGGGCGGGCGCCGAGGAGCGCCGGCTCCAGGGCCGCAACATCGCGCTGATCTTCGAGAAGACCTCCACCCGCACCCGCTGCGCGTTCGAGGTGGCCGCCGCCGACCAGGGCGCCCACACCACCTACCTCGACCCCTCCGGTTCGCAGATGGGCCACAAGGAGTCGGTCAAGGACACCGCGCGGGTGCTGGGCCGGATGTTCGACGGCATCGAGTACCGGGGCGACAGTCAGGCCGCGGTCGAGGAGCTGGCCGCGCACGCGGGCGTCCCGGTCTTCAACGGCCTCACCGACGACTGGCACCCCACCCAGATGCTCGCCGACGTCCTCACGATGACCGAGCACTGCCCGGGCCGTCCGCTGGAGCGGATCGCCTTCGCCTACCTCGGCGACGCCCGCTTCAACATGGGCAATTCCTACCTGGTCACCGGCGCCCTGCTGGGCATGGACGTACGGATCGTGGCGCCCCGGGCGTACTGGCCCGCCGAGCCGGTGGTGGCCGCGGCGCGCGAACTCGCGGCCGCGAGCGGCGCCCGGATCACCCTCACCGAGGAGATCTCCGAGGGCGTGGCGCAGGCCGACTTCGTCATCACCGACATCTGGGTCTCCATGGGGGAGCCCAAGGAGGTCTGGGACGAGCGGATCGCGGCGCTGTCGCCGTACGCCGTCACCATGGACGTCCTGCGCGCCACCGGCAACCCGGACGTCAGGTTCATGCACTGCCTGCCCGCCTTCCATGACCTCGGCACCAAGGTCGGCCGCGAGATCCACGAGCGGCACGGCCTGGAGTCGCTGGAGGTGACGGACGAGGTGTTCGAGTCCGCGCACTCCATCGTCTTCGACGAGGCGGAGAA